A single Harpia harpyja isolate bHarHar1 chromosome 6, bHarHar1 primary haplotype, whole genome shotgun sequence DNA region contains:
- the NRF1 gene encoding nuclear respiratory factor 1 isoform X2, translating into MTASGCYAMLFGSMAFSKLLKLLFWLLVQSLFPSHRRPLPLGELLMEEHGVTQTEHMATIEAHAVAQQVQQVHVATYTEHSMLSADEDSPSSPEDTSYDDSDILNSTAADEVTAHLAAAGPVGMAAAAAVATGKKRKRPHVFESNPSIRKRQQTRLLRKLRATLDEYTTRVGQQAIVLCISPSKPNPVFKVFGAAPLENVVRKYKSMILEDLESALAEHAPAPQEVNSELPPLTIDGIPVSVDKMTQAQLRAFIPEMLKYSTGRGKPGWGKESCKPIWWPEDIPWANVRSDVRTEEQKQRVSWTQALRTIVKNCYKQHGREDLLYAFEDQQTQQQTTTTHSIAHLVPSQTVVQTFSNPDGTVSLIQVGTGATVATLADASELPTTVTVAQVNYSAVTDGEGQLWAQENEAVALNVRRLGMAKELRRVPALLVPKCWKTRLAAAEECVIADVEQNWATLQGGEMTIQTTQASEATQAVASLAEAAVAASQEMQQGATVTMALNSEAAAHAVATLAEATLQGGGQIVLSGETAAAVGALTGVQDANGLVQIPVSMYQTVVTSLAQGNGPVQVAMAPVTTRIADSAVTMDGQAVEVVTLEQ; encoded by the exons ATGACTGCTTCTGGGTGCTATGCCATGTTGTTTGGAAGTATGgctttttcaaaactgttaaaGCTCCTCTTCTGGCTCCTGGTGCAGTCATTATTTCCCTCTCATAGAAGACCACTGCCGCTGGGGGAG CTATTGATGGAAGAACACGGGGTGACCCAAACAGAGCACATGGCCACCATCGAGGCCCACGCAGTGGCCCAGCAGGTGCAGCAGGTCCATGTGGCCACCTACACAGAGCACAGCATGCTGAGTGCGGACGAAGACTCGCCGTCTTCACCGGAGGACACCTCCTACGATGACTCTGACATCCTCAACTCCACGGCTGCCGACGAGGTCACCGCCCACCTGGCTGCGGCAG GCCCTGTGGggatggcagcagctgctgccgtgGCAACGGGTAAAAAACGAAAGCGACCACACGTTTTTGAATCCAACCCATCAATCCGCAAGAGGCAGCAGACACGTTTGCTACG GAAGCTCCGAGCCACGCTGGATGAGTACACCACCAGAGTGGGGCAGCAGGCCATCGTTCTGTGCATCTCGCCCTCCAAACCCAATCCTGTCTTTAAAGTATTTGGTGCTGCACCCTTGGAGAACGTG GTACGCAAGTACAAGAGCATGATTCTGGAAGACCTGGAGTCCGCACTAGCGGAGCATGCTCCTGCGCCTCAAGAGGTTAACTCGGAGTTGCCGCCCCTCACCATTGATGGCATTCCCGTCTCAGTGGACAAAATGACCCAG GCACAGCTGCGAGCTTTCATCCCTGAGATGCTGAAGTATTCCACAGGTCGTGGGAAACCAGGCTGGGGCAAGGAAAGCTGCAAGCCCATCTGGTGGCCTGAGGACATTCCATGGGCCAACGTTCGCAGTGATGTCCGCACAGAGGAACAGAAGCAGCGG GTGTCATGGACCCAAGCTCTGCGGACTATCGTGAAGAACTGCTACAAGCAGCATGGGCGTGAAGACCTGCTCTACGCGTTTGAGGAtcagcagacacagcagcagaCTACAACCACACATAGTATAGCGCACCTGGTGCCGTCACAGACAGTGGTACAAACCTTCAGTAACCCTGATGGCACCGTGTCCCTCATCCAG GTTGGCACTGGTGCTACAGTTGCCACGCTGGCCGATGCCTCAGAGTTGCCTACCACAGTTACCGTCGCACAAGTCAATTATTCTGCAGTGACTGATGGAGAG GGTCAGCTCTGGGCACAGGAGAATGAAGCAGTTGCCTTGAACGTCAGACGGCTGGGGATGGCTAAAGAGCTACGACGAGTGCCAGCTTTGCTTGTGCCCAAGTGCTGGAAAACCAGATTGGCAGCTGCTGAAGAGTGTGTGATAGCAGAT GTTGAGCAGAACTGGGCAACGCTACAGGGGGGTGAGATGACTATCCAGACGACGCAGGCATCAGAGGCCACGCAGGCGGTGGCATCATTAGCAGAAGCAGCGGTGGCAGCATCTCAGGAGATGCAACAAGGAGCCACTGTTACCATGGCACTCAACAG TGAAGCAGCTGCCCATGCAGTAGCCACGCTTGCTGAAGCCACTCTTCAAGGTGGAGGACAAATTGTCCTATCTGGTGAAACTGCAGCAGCAGTAGGAGCGCTTACTGGAGTCCAAGATGCCAATG
- the NRF1 gene encoding nuclear respiratory factor 1 isoform X5: MTASGCYAMLFGSMAFSKLLKLLFWLLVQSLFPSHRRPLPLGELLMEEHGVTQTEHMATIEAHAVAQQVQQVHVATYTEHSMLSADEDSPSSPEDTSYDDSDILNSTAADEVTAHLAAAGPVGMAAAAAVATGKKRKRPHVFESNPSIRKRQQTRLLRKLRATLDEYTTRVGQQAIVLCISPSKPNPVFKVFGAAPLENVVRKYKSMILEDLESALAEHAPAPQEVNSELPPLTIDGIPVSVDKMTQAQLRAFIPEMLKYSTGRGKPGWGKESCKPIWWPEDIPWANVRSDVRTEEQKQRVSWTQALRTIVKNCYKQHGREDLLYAFEDQQTQQQTTTTHSIAHLVPSQTVVQTFSNPDGTVSLIQVGTGATVATLADASELPTTVTVAQVNYSAVTDGEVEQNWATLQGGEMTIQTTQASEATQAVASLAEAAVAASQEMQQGATVTMALNSEAAAHAVATLAEATLQGGGQIVLSGETAAAVGALTGVQDANGLVQIPVSMYQTVVTSLAQGNGPVQVAMAPVTTRIADSAVTMDGQAVEVVTLEQ, translated from the exons ATGACTGCTTCTGGGTGCTATGCCATGTTGTTTGGAAGTATGgctttttcaaaactgttaaaGCTCCTCTTCTGGCTCCTGGTGCAGTCATTATTTCCCTCTCATAGAAGACCACTGCCGCTGGGGGAG CTATTGATGGAAGAACACGGGGTGACCCAAACAGAGCACATGGCCACCATCGAGGCCCACGCAGTGGCCCAGCAGGTGCAGCAGGTCCATGTGGCCACCTACACAGAGCACAGCATGCTGAGTGCGGACGAAGACTCGCCGTCTTCACCGGAGGACACCTCCTACGATGACTCTGACATCCTCAACTCCACGGCTGCCGACGAGGTCACCGCCCACCTGGCTGCGGCAG GCCCTGTGGggatggcagcagctgctgccgtgGCAACGGGTAAAAAACGAAAGCGACCACACGTTTTTGAATCCAACCCATCAATCCGCAAGAGGCAGCAGACACGTTTGCTACG GAAGCTCCGAGCCACGCTGGATGAGTACACCACCAGAGTGGGGCAGCAGGCCATCGTTCTGTGCATCTCGCCCTCCAAACCCAATCCTGTCTTTAAAGTATTTGGTGCTGCACCCTTGGAGAACGTG GTACGCAAGTACAAGAGCATGATTCTGGAAGACCTGGAGTCCGCACTAGCGGAGCATGCTCCTGCGCCTCAAGAGGTTAACTCGGAGTTGCCGCCCCTCACCATTGATGGCATTCCCGTCTCAGTGGACAAAATGACCCAG GCACAGCTGCGAGCTTTCATCCCTGAGATGCTGAAGTATTCCACAGGTCGTGGGAAACCAGGCTGGGGCAAGGAAAGCTGCAAGCCCATCTGGTGGCCTGAGGACATTCCATGGGCCAACGTTCGCAGTGATGTCCGCACAGAGGAACAGAAGCAGCGG GTGTCATGGACCCAAGCTCTGCGGACTATCGTGAAGAACTGCTACAAGCAGCATGGGCGTGAAGACCTGCTCTACGCGTTTGAGGAtcagcagacacagcagcagaCTACAACCACACATAGTATAGCGCACCTGGTGCCGTCACAGACAGTGGTACAAACCTTCAGTAACCCTGATGGCACCGTGTCCCTCATCCAG GTTGGCACTGGTGCTACAGTTGCCACGCTGGCCGATGCCTCAGAGTTGCCTACCACAGTTACCGTCGCACAAGTCAATTATTCTGCAGTGACTGATGGAGAG GTTGAGCAGAACTGGGCAACGCTACAGGGGGGTGAGATGACTATCCAGACGACGCAGGCATCAGAGGCCACGCAGGCGGTGGCATCATTAGCAGAAGCAGCGGTGGCAGCATCTCAGGAGATGCAACAAGGAGCCACTGTTACCATGGCACTCAACAG TGAAGCAGCTGCCCATGCAGTAGCCACGCTTGCTGAAGCCACTCTTCAAGGTGGAGGACAAATTGTCCTATCTGGTGAAACTGCAGCAGCAGTAGGAGCGCTTACTGGAGTCCAAGATGCCAATG